GCGCAGCCCCTCGACGCGATCGGTGGAGCAGAAGTTCACCAGCCAGGCCTCGGCCTCGACGACGAGGCCCTGGTCCAGCGAGAGATCGGCGCCCTCGTCGATGGCCTTCTTGGCCTGGCGCACGGCGATGGGGCTGTTGCGGACGATGGCGGCCGCCATCGCGCGGCAGGCCTCCAGGAGCCCGTCGGCCGGCACGACGCGGTTGACG
The Candidatus Rokuibacteriota bacterium genome window above contains:
- a CDS encoding enoyl-CoA hydratase yields the protein VNRVVPADGLLEACRAMAAAIVRNSPIAVRQAKKAIDEGADLSLDQGLVVEAEAWLVNFCSTDRVEGLRAFVEKRRPAWRGHHGGSG